A genomic segment from Pistricoccus aurantiacus encodes:
- a CDS encoding DnaJ C-terminal domain-containing protein has translation MEFKDYYQVMGVERDATQDEIKRAYRKLARKYHPDVNKEANAETKFKEVGEAYEVLKDPEKRAAYDQLGTNWQAGQDFQPPPDWDQGFEFHGGGFTEADAAQFSDFFEDLFGRRGSGGAGGRGFEDFSAGGHSREFHFRGEDSHARILIDLEDAYQGATRTLTLKHSELGADGRPQVKERNLNVKIPKGIRPGQHIRLTKQGQPGFGQGEAGDLYLEVEFRPHPLYRVEGKDVYLELPVAPWEAALGANVKVPTPSGQVGLKIPANSKAGGRLRLRGRGLPSKAPGDLYVVLRVELPKANSEADKAAYEEFAKAFEFNPRADLGV, from the coding sequence ATGGAGTTCAAGGATTACTATCAAGTCATGGGCGTCGAGCGGGACGCCACCCAGGATGAAATCAAGCGCGCCTACCGCAAGCTGGCGCGCAAGTACCACCCGGACGTCAACAAGGAAGCGAACGCGGAAACCAAGTTCAAGGAAGTGGGCGAGGCTTACGAGGTACTCAAGGATCCGGAGAAGCGCGCCGCCTACGACCAGCTCGGCACCAATTGGCAGGCCGGCCAGGACTTCCAGCCGCCACCGGACTGGGATCAGGGCTTCGAATTCCACGGCGGCGGCTTTACCGAGGCGGACGCGGCCCAGTTCAGCGATTTCTTCGAGGATCTGTTCGGTCGCCGCGGGTCTGGTGGCGCGGGCGGCCGTGGCTTCGAGGACTTCTCTGCGGGAGGCCACAGCCGGGAATTCCATTTCCGAGGCGAGGATAGCCACGCCAGAATTCTGATCGACCTGGAGGATGCCTATCAGGGCGCTACCCGTACCCTGACCCTCAAGCACAGCGAACTGGGCGCCGACGGTCGCCCCCAGGTCAAGGAGCGCAATCTCAACGTCAAGATTCCCAAGGGCATCCGCCCGGGTCAGCATATTCGCCTGACCAAGCAGGGCCAGCCGGGGTTCGGCCAAGGGGAGGCCGGCGACCTGTATCTCGAGGTCGAGTTTCGCCCTCACCCCTTGTACCGGGTCGAGGGCAAGGACGTCTATCTGGAACTGCCCGTAGCCCCCTGGGAGGCGGCACTGGGGGCCAACGTCAAGGTCCCTACGCCAAGCGGCCAGGTGGGTCTGAAGATACCGGCGAATTCAAAAGCCGGCGGCAGACTCCGCCTGCGTGGCCGCGGGCTACCGTCCAAAGCGCCGGGGGATCTCTATGTGGTGCTGCGGGTGGAGCTGCCGAAAGCGAACAGCGAGGCGGACAAGGCGGCGTACGAGGAATTCGCCAAGGCCTTCGAATTCAATCCACGCGCGGATCTGGGAGTATGA
- a CDS encoding chaperone modulator CbpM has translation MRRSTMTSLTGELLEEEVELTLGELCRACQLPAERIFALVEEGVIEPAGRDTTQWRFQGISVTRVHRAQRLERDLGINPAGVALALELLEEMDRLRRRLRRLEG, from the coding sequence ATGCGACGATCAACCATGACATCGCTGACCGGCGAACTTCTTGAAGAAGAGGTCGAGCTGACCCTGGGAGAACTGTGCCGCGCTTGCCAACTGCCGGCGGAACGGATTTTCGCCCTGGTGGAGGAAGGCGTCATCGAGCCTGCAGGGCGGGATACCACCCAATGGCGTTTCCAGGGCATCAGCGTGACTCGAGTCCATCGCGCCCAGCGCCTGGAGCGGGATCTCGGCATCAATCCCGCCGGGGTGGCGCTGGCGCTGGAACTGCTCGAGGAGATGGATAGGCTGCGACGGCGACTGCGTCGCCTGGAAGGCTGA
- a CDS encoding Lrp/AsnC family transcriptional regulator, which translates to MTGKAIKLDRFDLKILDILAVDGRITKSKLAEAINLSVSPCWERVRRLEKAGIIEGYGARINVSVLAKCTPVWVQIELKAHDAESFQRFEAAMLEAPEVTECVAVGGGVDYLIKLEVESVDSYQRLIDAWLVSEIGIERYFTYIVTKTVKRTSPSLVLDKR; encoded by the coding sequence ATGACCGGAAAAGCCATCAAGCTTGATCGCTTCGATCTGAAGATCCTCGATATTCTCGCCGTGGACGGGCGCATTACCAAGTCGAAGCTGGCGGAAGCGATCAACCTCTCCGTCAGCCCTTGCTGGGAGCGGGTGCGCCGCCTGGAAAAGGCTGGGATCATCGAGGGCTATGGCGCGCGCATCAATGTCTCGGTGCTCGCCAAGTGCACGCCGGTATGGGTGCAGATCGAACTCAAGGCTCACGACGCGGAAAGCTTCCAGCGCTTCGAGGCGGCGATGCTTGAAGCGCCGGAGGTCACGGAATGCGTGGCGGTAGGCGGCGGCGTCGACTATCTCATCAAGCTGGAGGTGGAAAGCGTCGATAGCTATCAGCGGCTGATCGACGCCTGGCTGGTCTCGGAAATCGGCATCGAGCGCTACTTCACCTATATCGTCACCAAGACCGTCAAACGAACCTCGCCATCACTGGTGCTCGACAAGCGCTGA
- the doeB gene encoding N(2)-acetyl-L-2,4-diaminobutanoate deacetylase DoeB, which produces MSLRPSPISTTVDFDRDGVQHGYLKLPISTDESAWGAVMIPVSVIKNGEGPTALLTGGNHGDEYEGITALLKLTTTLEAAQIQGRVIIVPMMNLPAARAGKRTSGLDQGNLNRSFPGNPDGNVTEQIADYFTRYLVPLSDVVLDLHSGGRTLDIIPFAASHRLDNADQQRQALEGAIAFGAPAAMMMFELDAAKLFDTAVESQGKIFVATELGGGGTSTPQSVAITERGIHNFLVHYGVMKGELQTPEEPQTYIDMPDASCYVQSEHEGVLELTLALGEKVEAGQVIARVYDMTRCGVAPVEYHAQRDGLLVARRFPAQVKMGDTIAVIGAIVDRLDA; this is translated from the coding sequence ATGAGCCTTAGGCCAAGCCCTATTTCCACCACCGTCGATTTCGATCGGGACGGCGTGCAGCACGGCTATCTCAAGCTGCCGATTTCGACGGATGAATCCGCCTGGGGGGCGGTGATGATTCCCGTCAGCGTGATCAAGAACGGCGAGGGCCCCACGGCGTTGCTGACCGGGGGCAATCACGGCGACGAGTACGAGGGCATCACCGCGCTGCTCAAGCTGACGACGACTCTCGAAGCCGCTCAGATCCAGGGCCGTGTGATCATCGTGCCGATGATGAACCTGCCGGCGGCGCGAGCGGGCAAGCGCACCTCCGGGCTGGATCAGGGCAATCTCAATCGCAGTTTTCCCGGCAACCCGGACGGAAACGTGACGGAGCAGATCGCTGATTACTTCACCCGCTATCTGGTGCCGCTCAGCGACGTGGTGCTGGACCTGCATTCCGGCGGGCGCACCCTGGATATCATTCCCTTTGCAGCCTCCCATCGTCTGGACAATGCGGATCAGCAGCGTCAGGCCCTGGAAGGCGCCATCGCCTTCGGCGCGCCCGCGGCGATGATGATGTTCGAGCTCGATGCGGCGAAGCTCTTCGATACCGCGGTGGAATCCCAGGGCAAGATATTCGTCGCCACGGAACTGGGCGGCGGTGGTACCTCGACGCCTCAGAGTGTCGCCATCACCGAGCGGGGCATTCACAACTTCCTGGTGCATTACGGCGTAATGAAGGGCGAACTGCAAACGCCGGAGGAGCCGCAGACCTATATCGATATGCCGGACGCCTCCTGCTACGTGCAGAGCGAGCATGAAGGGGTGCTGGAGCTTACCCTGGCTCTGGGAGAGAAGGTAGAAGCGGGGCAGGTGATCGCTCGTGTCTACGACATGACCCGCTGCGGGGTGGCGCCGGTGGAATATCATGCTCAGCGGGACGGTCTGCTGGTGGCAAGACGCTTCCCGGCTCAGGTCAAGATGGGCGATACCATCGCGGTAATCGGCGCCATCGTCGATCGCCTGGACGCCTGA
- the doeA gene encoding ectoine hydrolase DoeA (DoeA (degradation of ectoine A) is also called EutD (ectoine utilization D).), producing the protein MLKVNLPFTCEEYHVRLWKVRTQMASRGIDLLIISDPSNMAWLTGYDGWSFYVHQCVLVSLEGEPVWYGRRMDANGALRTCWIAEENITYYPDYYVQNPNMHPMDYLAQSIIPDRGWHEGVIGMEMDNYYFSAKAYQSLLRELPHARFEDANGLVNWCRAIKSPQEIAYMRVAAKIVEGMHTRILEVIEPGLAKSKLVSEIYRVGIEGWKDENGKVHGGDYPAIVPLLPTGLDASAPHLTWDDTPFREGEGTFFEIAGVFKRYHSPMSRTVYLGKPPRDFMRAESALLEGIEKGLEVAKPGNRCADIAMALGTAMDKYGFDRGGSRCGYPIGISYPPDWGERTMSLRPTDETVLEPGMTFHFMPGLWLDEWGMEITESILITETGVETLANFPRQLFVH; encoded by the coding sequence ATGCTCAAGGTAAACCTGCCGTTCACCTGCGAGGAATATCATGTTCGGTTGTGGAAGGTGCGCACGCAAATGGCCAGTCGCGGCATCGATCTCCTGATCATCAGCGACCCTTCCAACATGGCCTGGCTGACCGGCTACGACGGCTGGTCGTTCTATGTGCATCAGTGCGTGCTGGTGAGTCTCGAAGGCGAGCCGGTGTGGTACGGCCGACGCATGGACGCCAACGGCGCCCTGCGTACCTGCTGGATCGCGGAAGAGAACATCACCTATTATCCGGATTACTACGTCCAGAACCCGAACATGCACCCCATGGACTATCTCGCCCAGTCGATCATTCCGGATCGCGGCTGGCACGAAGGGGTGATCGGCATGGAAATGGATAACTACTACTTCTCCGCCAAGGCCTACCAGAGCCTGCTGCGGGAATTGCCCCACGCGCGTTTCGAGGATGCCAACGGGCTGGTCAACTGGTGCCGGGCGATCAAGTCGCCTCAGGAAATCGCCTATATGCGGGTGGCGGCGAAGATCGTCGAGGGCATGCACACGCGGATACTGGAAGTGATCGAACCGGGGCTGGCCAAGAGCAAGCTGGTATCCGAGATCTATCGCGTCGGCATCGAGGGCTGGAAGGATGAAAACGGCAAGGTGCACGGCGGCGATTATCCCGCCATCGTGCCGCTGCTGCCGACCGGGCTGGACGCCTCCGCGCCCCATCTGACCTGGGACGATACACCGTTTCGCGAGGGCGAGGGTACCTTCTTCGAGATCGCCGGGGTCTTCAAGCGCTACCACTCGCCCATGTCCCGTACCGTCTATCTCGGCAAGCCGCCCCGGGACTTCATGCGGGCGGAATCCGCGCTACTGGAAGGCATCGAAAAGGGGCTCGAGGTCGCCAAGCCCGGCAATCGCTGCGCGGATATCGCCATGGCCCTGGGTACTGCCATGGACAAGTACGGTTTTGACCGTGGCGGTTCTCGCTGTGGCTATCCTATCGGCATCAGCTATCCCCCGGACTGGGGGGAGCGCACCATGAGCCTGCGTCCCACGGATGAAACCGTGCTTGAGCCGGGCATGACCTTTCATTTCATGCCGGGGCTATGGCTTGATGAATGGGGTATGGAAATCACTGAAAGCATTCTGATCACCGAGACCGGTGTCGAGACATTGGCGAACTTTCCTCGTCAGCTATTCGTTCATTAA
- a CDS encoding 2-hydroxyacid dehydrogenase gives MRVLIHIDNLEKWRAALTKRLPEADIVTSSDPEEHRRHADYLAVWKPPSWLFENQPGLKGIVNLGAGVDALLATPKLPENVPIVKLRDAGMAPPMADYVLYGVLHFQRDFDRYLGDESEQRWQPREIVEKSDWPVGVLGLGAIGSQVAKRLAESGFPVHGWSRSPKSLKNVTCHHGEVGLEDILKQVRTLVTLLPDTPRTRGLIDAERLALLPRGATLINPGRGALVDETALVEALGNSEQEGHLRGALLDVFETEPLPEDSPLWRHPRVRLTPHMSAPTPFEAAADQVVEAIHSWEAGETLATVDRRSGY, from the coding sequence ATGCGCGTACTGATTCATATCGATAACCTCGAGAAGTGGCGCGCTGCGCTGACAAAGCGCCTGCCGGAAGCGGATATCGTCACCAGCAGCGACCCGGAAGAACATCGTCGCCACGCGGACTATCTTGCGGTGTGGAAACCGCCGAGCTGGCTTTTCGAGAATCAACCCGGGCTCAAGGGCATCGTCAATCTCGGCGCCGGGGTGGACGCCCTGCTCGCCACCCCAAAGCTTCCGGAGAACGTGCCCATCGTCAAGCTGCGGGACGCCGGCATGGCGCCGCCCATGGCGGATTACGTGCTGTACGGCGTGCTGCATTTTCAGCGCGACTTCGACCGCTACCTCGGCGATGAGAGTGAACAGCGCTGGCAGCCTCGCGAGATCGTGGAAAAATCCGACTGGCCGGTGGGAGTGCTGGGGCTCGGGGCGATCGGAAGCCAGGTGGCGAAGCGACTGGCTGAATCAGGCTTCCCGGTCCACGGCTGGAGCCGCAGCCCGAAAAGTCTTAAGAATGTCACCTGCCATCACGGTGAAGTCGGGCTCGAGGACATTCTCAAGCAGGTACGCACCCTGGTCACGCTGCTGCCGGATACGCCGCGGACTCGCGGCCTGATCGATGCCGAACGCCTCGCCCTGCTGCCTCGCGGCGCCACCCTGATCAATCCGGGGCGCGGCGCTCTCGTGGATGAAACGGCGCTGGTCGAGGCGCTGGGAAACAGCGAACAGGAAGGCCACCTGCGCGGCGCCCTGCTGGATGTGTTCGAGACGGAACCGCTGCCGGAAGATAGCCCCTTGTGGCGCCATCCCCGGGTACGCCTGACGCCGCACATGTCCGCGCCGACGCCCTTTGAAGCCGCGGCGGATCAGGTAGTGGAAGCGATTCATAGCTGGGAAGCCGGGGAAACCTTGGCAACCGTCGACCGTCGAAGCGGTTATTGA
- a CDS encoding nicotinamidase — MSMTSYRSGDALLVVDMQNDFCEGGALAVEGGQAIVPGINREIEAARAAGALIVASRDWHPVDHVSFVTQGGPWPPHCVQDTFGAAFHPELGLPDLTIKVSKGTAFDRDAYSAFDQTGLAGFLRNRQVSRVMVCGLALDVCVRATILEALKEGFAVQLLAPLSEPVQPESRQACLDELSQAGCEVTA; from the coding sequence ATGTCCATGACATCTTATCGCTCCGGCGACGCCCTGCTGGTCGTCGATATGCAAAACGACTTCTGCGAGGGCGGCGCCCTGGCGGTGGAAGGCGGTCAGGCGATCGTGCCGGGCATCAACCGGGAAATCGAAGCGGCGCGTGCCGCCGGCGCCCTGATCGTCGCCTCCCGGGATTGGCATCCGGTGGATCATGTGAGCTTCGTCACTCAAGGGGGGCCCTGGCCGCCGCATTGCGTGCAGGACACCTTCGGCGCCGCCTTTCATCCAGAGCTGGGGCTCCCCGACCTTACCATCAAGGTCAGCAAGGGCACCGCCTTCGATCGGGATGCCTATTCCGCCTTCGACCAGACAGGCCTGGCCGGCTTCCTGCGCAACCGCCAGGTATCGCGGGTCATGGTCTGCGGCCTGGCGCTGGATGTCTGCGTGCGCGCCACGATCCTGGAAGCATTGAAGGAAGGCTTTGCGGTGCAATTGCTCGCGCCGTTAAGCGAGCCGGTGCAACCGGAAAGCCGCCAGGCCTGCCTGGACGAGCTGAGCCAAGCGGGCTGCGAGGTGACGGCATGA
- a CDS encoding nicotinate phosphoribosyltransferase, giving the protein MTASSLAVQDEDLALVTDLYQLTMLQAYFKEDMDERGVFSLYFRRLPDSRNFMLACGQQYAAGLATRVRFSQAGLDRLAATGRFDHDFLAWLKDYRFSGDIWTLPEGTPVFPNEPLMEVEAPIAEAQLLESLIMNQVQVETTLASKAVRLVIAARGRQVVDFGLRRMHGVDAAMRGVRAYRAAGLDGTSNVLGGLRHDLTLSGTMAHSYVLAHNDEMEAFRQFAKLYPGTTLLVDTYDTLAGVDKVIELMEGPDAIQVGAVRLDSGDLGELARGSRERLDAACFEQVKIVASSSLDEYKIAELLANDAPIDVFGVGTALGVSTDAPVTDLSYKLVEYAGKPCVKNSPGKVNLPYRKQVYRFRDIQGRYQRDLVSRREESVGEGEALLAPMVKAGEILEDSLADLETIRQRVSQSIEDLPPDLRRLEAAATPYPVSLSDELKRWQQD; this is encoded by the coding sequence ATGACGGCTTCTTCTCTGGCGGTGCAGGACGAGGATCTGGCGCTGGTCACCGATCTCTATCAGCTCACCATGCTGCAGGCCTACTTCAAGGAAGACATGGATGAGCGCGGTGTCTTCAGCCTGTATTTCCGCAGGCTGCCGGATTCGCGCAACTTCATGCTGGCCTGCGGGCAGCAATACGCCGCCGGGCTGGCGACTCGGGTGCGCTTTTCCCAGGCTGGCCTTGATCGCCTGGCCGCTACCGGCCGCTTCGACCACGACTTCCTTGCCTGGCTGAAGGATTACCGCTTTTCCGGGGATATCTGGACGCTGCCGGAAGGCACCCCGGTGTTTCCCAACGAACCCCTGATGGAGGTCGAGGCACCCATCGCCGAAGCGCAGCTTCTGGAAAGCCTGATCATGAATCAGGTACAGGTGGAAACCACCCTGGCCTCGAAGGCGGTGCGCCTGGTGATCGCCGCCCGGGGTCGCCAGGTAGTGGATTTCGGCCTGCGCCGCATGCATGGCGTGGACGCGGCGATGCGCGGCGTGCGCGCCTATCGCGCCGCCGGTCTCGACGGCACCAGCAACGTCCTGGGCGGCCTGCGTCACGACCTGACCCTGAGCGGCACCATGGCCCATAGCTACGTACTGGCCCACAACGACGAGATGGAGGCTTTCCGCCAGTTTGCCAAGCTCTATCCGGGCACGACGCTGCTGGTGGATACCTACGATACCTTGGCCGGGGTCGACAAGGTCATCGAGTTGATGGAAGGTCCCGATGCCATCCAGGTTGGCGCGGTGCGCCTGGACTCCGGTGACCTGGGAGAACTGGCCAGGGGCTCTCGGGAACGCCTCGACGCGGCGTGCTTCGAACAGGTCAAGATCGTCGCCAGCAGCAGCCTGGATGAATACAAGATCGCCGAGTTACTGGCGAATGATGCGCCGATCGATGTCTTTGGCGTGGGTACGGCATTGGGCGTATCCACGGATGCGCCGGTGACGGACCTGAGCTACAAGCTGGTGGAATACGCTGGCAAGCCATGCGTCAAGAACTCTCCCGGCAAGGTCAACCTGCCCTATCGCAAGCAGGTCTATCGCTTTCGGGACATCCAGGGACGTTATCAGCGGGACCTGGTGTCCCGGCGCGAGGAATCCGTCGGCGAAGGAGAAGCGCTGCTGGCGCCCATGGTCAAGGCCGGGGAAATACTGGAAGACAGCCTGGCCGATTTGGAGACGATCCGCCAGCGGGTCAGCCAATCCATCGAAGACCTGCCGCCGGACTTGCGCCGGCTCGAAGCGGCGGCTACACCTTACCCGGTATCACTCAGCGACGAGTTGAAGCGCTGGCAGCAGGATTGA
- a CDS encoding glucan biosynthesis protein — MNRRDFLKATGVLGSSAFLPLSSLLAAVDGSTRTIGPREPFDYAWLKGLARSLSEQAYQSPEAELPKTLQDLSWDDYQAIAFQKDHALWADDEASPFQAQLFHLGLYFKKPVHIFEVEDGQAQEIAFDPAMFDYGDTDIEPDELPEDLGFAGFRLHHQSDWQRDVAAFLGASYFRAVGKSRQYGLSARGLAIDTAMDRPEEFPDFTRFWLERPQDGSEAVTVYALLESPSVTGAYRFLITYGEGTVMDVDAALYPRKAMERLGIAPLTSMYMVGENDQQANWDWRQEIHDSDGLSLHTGSDEWLWRPLANPPSLRFNSFQDESPRGFGLLQRDQNFDHYQDDGVFYDRRPSVWIEPKGDWGAGAVQLVEIPTLDETFDNIVAFWNPAAPAEPGSEMLYGYRIYWQARPPAQPTLARCVATRTGIGGLVGKRREYFSWRFVVDFQGGPFPFDGSEEVEVKPVIETSAGRVEITSARPLDAIDGYRAMFDVVPPDDGTEPINLRLYLKAEDQPLTETWIYQWTPPPAEERELHNPGHL; from the coding sequence ATGAACCGACGCGATTTCCTGAAGGCAACCGGGGTGCTGGGCAGCAGCGCCTTTCTGCCGCTTTCCAGCCTGCTGGCGGCGGTCGACGGCTCGACTCGAACCATCGGCCCTCGGGAACCTTTCGATTATGCCTGGCTCAAGGGCCTGGCCAGGAGCCTTTCCGAGCAGGCGTATCAGTCCCCGGAGGCCGAGCTGCCGAAGACGCTGCAGGACCTGAGCTGGGACGACTACCAGGCCATCGCCTTCCAGAAGGATCATGCCCTGTGGGCCGATGATGAAGCCTCGCCCTTTCAGGCCCAGCTCTTCCATCTGGGGCTCTACTTCAAGAAGCCGGTGCATATCTTCGAGGTGGAAGACGGTCAGGCCCAGGAAATCGCCTTCGATCCGGCCATGTTCGATTACGGCGACACGGATATCGAGCCGGACGAGCTGCCGGAAGATCTGGGCTTCGCCGGCTTTCGGCTGCATCATCAGAGCGACTGGCAGCGGGACGTGGCGGCTTTCCTCGGCGCCAGCTATTTCCGCGCCGTGGGCAAGTCGCGCCAGTACGGCCTGTCCGCCCGAGGCCTGGCCATCGACACCGCCATGGATCGTCCGGAGGAGTTCCCGGATTTCACTCGCTTCTGGCTGGAAAGGCCCCAGGACGGCAGCGAGGCGGTCACCGTCTATGCGCTGCTGGAATCACCGAGCGTCACCGGCGCCTATCGCTTTCTCATCACCTACGGCGAGGGCACGGTCATGGACGTGGATGCAGCGCTCTATCCGCGCAAGGCCATGGAGCGCCTGGGCATCGCGCCGTTGACCAGCATGTACATGGTCGGCGAGAACGATCAGCAGGCTAACTGGGACTGGCGCCAGGAAATTCACGATTCCGACGGACTTTCTCTGCATACCGGCAGCGACGAGTGGCTGTGGCGCCCCCTCGCCAATCCGCCGAGCCTGCGCTTCAACAGCTTCCAGGATGAAAGTCCCCGCGGCTTCGGCCTGCTGCAGCGGGACCAGAACTTCGATCACTATCAGGACGACGGCGTCTTCTACGATCGTCGCCCCAGCGTGTGGATCGAACCCAAGGGCGACTGGGGGGCCGGCGCGGTGCAACTGGTGGAAATCCCCACCCTGGACGAAACCTTCGACAATATCGTCGCCTTCTGGAACCCGGCGGCGCCGGCGGAGCCGGGCAGCGAAATGCTCTACGGCTACCGTATCTATTGGCAGGCCCGTCCACCGGCACAGCCAACTCTCGCGCGCTGCGTGGCCACCCGCACCGGCATCGGCGGCCTGGTGGGCAAGCGGCGGGAATACTTCAGCTGGCGCTTCGTGGTGGATTTCCAAGGCGGCCCTTTCCCCTTCGACGGCTCAGAGGAAGTCGAAGTGAAGCCGGTCATCGAGACCAGTGCCGGGCGAGTCGAGATCACTTCCGCCCGCCCGCTGGACGCCATCGACGGCTATCGCGCCATGTTCGACGTAGTGCCCCCGGATGACGGCACCGAACCCATCAACCTGCGCCTGTACCTCAAGGCGGAGGATCAACCGCTGACGGAAACCTGGATCTACCAGTGGACCCCGCCCCCGGCGGAGGAGCGGGAGCTGCATAACCCGGGACATCTTTGA